From a region of the Coprococcus comes ATCC 27758 genome:
- a CDS encoding metallophosphoesterase family protein: MRVLIISDTHGRHTAFDRAIMEAGKIDYLVHLGDTEGGEDYIEAFCGCPAYILAGNNDFFSRNLREMEIYFGKKKAFMAHGHQYSVSLGVERILDEGRSRNADIVMFGHTHRPYLKKFGDITVLNPGSLAFPRQEGRKGSYIIMEMDRDGNTEFTIHYLD; encoded by the coding sequence ATGAGAGTATTGATTATTAGTGATACACATGGAAGACATACTGCATTTGACCGGGCAATCATGGAAGCTGGAAAGATTGATTATCTGGTGCATCTCGGGGATACAGAGGGCGGAGAAGACTATATTGAGGCATTCTGCGGATGTCCGGCGTATATACTGGCTGGGAATAATGATTTCTTCTCACGCAATCTCCGGGAGATGGAGATTTATTTTGGCAAGAAAAAAGCATTTATGGCACATGGACACCAGTATTCGGTGTCTCTTGGTGTAGAGCGGATCCTGGATGAGGGAAGATCGAGAAATGCAGATATCGTGATGTTTGGTCATACACACAGACCGTATCTGAAAAAGTTTGGTGATATTACAGTGCTGAATCCGGGCAGTCTGGCATTTCCACGGCAGGAAGGCAGAAAAGGCAGTTATATTATTATGGAGATGGATCGGGACGGGAATACGGAGTTTACGATTCATTATCTGGATTAG
- a CDS encoding FprA family A-type flavoprotein, with protein MKDIVISDAVKYIGADDKDLDLFESQYIVPNGVSYNSYVILDEKIAVMDTIDTRKTDEWKENLERVLDGRTPDYLVVSHLEPDHAGSIKEFADKYPEAKIVASAKAIAMLPQFFEIADLADRAVAVKEGEELSLGSHTLQFFMAPMVHWPEVMVEYEKSEKILFSADGFGKFGALDADEDWTCEARRYYFNIVGKYGAQVQALLKKAATLDIQTICPLHGPILKENLGYYIGKYMTWSSYEPEDDGVLVAYASIHGNTKTAAEKMKEILEAKGAKKVAITDLSRDDMAEAIEDAFRYDKLVLAAASYDASVFPCMETFLNKLTNKNYQNRKIAIIENGSWAPTAARVMKGYVEKMKKITLCEKTVTIKSTMKDADVTAMEELADELLA; from the coding sequence ATGAAAGACATAGTAATTTCAGATGCAGTAAAATATATCGGAGCAGATGATAAGGATCTGGATCTCTTTGAGAGCCAGTACATCGTTCCAAACGGAGTATCCTACAACTCTTATGTGATCCTGGACGAGAAGATCGCAGTTATGGATACGATTGATACGAGAAAGACAGACGAATGGAAAGAGAATCTGGAGAGGGTGCTGGATGGAAGAACACCGGATTATCTGGTTGTATCGCATCTGGAACCGGATCATGCCGGAAGCATCAAAGAATTTGCAGACAAATATCCGGAAGCCAAGATCGTGGCAAGTGCAAAAGCTATTGCAATGCTTCCACAGTTCTTTGAAATCGCAGATCTGGCAGACCGTGCAGTTGCGGTAAAAGAAGGTGAAGAACTTTCCCTTGGAAGCCATACCCTTCAGTTCTTTATGGCTCCGATGGTTCACTGGCCGGAAGTTATGGTCGAATACGAAAAGTCTGAGAAGATTCTGTTCTCAGCAGATGGATTTGGTAAATTCGGTGCGCTGGATGCAGATGAGGACTGGACTTGTGAAGCAAGAAGATACTACTTCAATATCGTAGGCAAATACGGTGCACAGGTACAGGCGCTTCTGAAAAAAGCAGCGACTCTGGACATTCAGACGATTTGCCCGCTTCATGGACCGATCCTGAAAGAAAATCTGGGATACTATATCGGAAAATACATGACATGGAGCAGCTATGAACCGGAAGATGACGGGGTACTGGTTGCTTATGCATCAATCCATGGCAATACCAAGACGGCAGCAGAGAAGATGAAAGAGATCCTGGAAGCCAAAGGTGCAAAGAAGGTAGCGATCACTGACCTTTCCAGAGATGATATGGCAGAGGCAATCGAGGATGCATTCCGCTATGACAAGCTGGTTCTTGCAGCAGCTTCCTATGATGCAAGTGTGTTCCCGTGCATGGAGACTTTCCTGAACAAACTGACCAATAAGAACTACCAGAACCGTAAGATCGCAATTATCGAGAATGGTTCCTGGGCTCCGACAGCAGCACGTGTGATGAAAGGTTATGTAGAAAAGATGAAGAAGATCACTCTCTGCGAAAAGACGGTTACGATCAAATCTACGATGAAAGATGCAGATGTAACTGCAATGGAAGAACTTGCAGATGAACTTCTTGCGTAA
- a CDS encoding THUMP domain-containing class I SAM-dependent RNA methyltransferase: MEKMELIAPCHFGMEAVLKREVLDLGYEISTVEDGRVCFWGDAQAICDANVFLRTAEKILLKVGSFKAETFDELFEKTRVLPWENYIPKNGKFWVTKAASVKSKLFSPSDIQSIMKKAMVERLRRIYGIEWFQEDGPAYPIRVFLMKDIVTIGIDTSGVSLHKRGYRQMTVKAPITETLASALIMLTPWHKDRILVDPFCGSGTFPIEAALMAANIAPGMNRSFTAEEWVNLIPKKAWYDAMDEANDVIDRKVQVDIQGYDLNPEAVKAARQNAKDAGVDHLIHFQERAVKDLSHPKKYGFIITNPPYGERLEDKKDLPQLYREFGESFKKLDSWSAYMITSYEDAERYFGRKADKNRKIYNGMLKTYFYQFLGPKPPKRPKEPKQ; this comes from the coding sequence ATGGAAAAAATGGAGCTGATAGCACCCTGCCATTTCGGAATGGAAGCTGTTCTGAAGCGGGAAGTGCTGGATTTAGGATATGAGATATCAACAGTAGAAGACGGAAGAGTATGCTTCTGGGGAGATGCACAGGCGATTTGCGATGCGAACGTGTTCCTTCGGACAGCAGAAAAAATCCTTCTTAAGGTTGGTTCGTTTAAAGCAGAGACATTTGATGAATTATTTGAGAAAACAAGAGTACTTCCGTGGGAGAATTATATTCCGAAGAACGGAAAATTCTGGGTGACGAAGGCTGCATCTGTAAAGAGTAAGCTGTTCAGTCCGTCAGATATTCAGTCGATCATGAAAAAAGCCATGGTAGAAAGGCTGAGACGGATCTACGGGATAGAATGGTTCCAGGAGGATGGACCAGCTTACCCGATCCGTGTATTTCTGATGAAAGATATCGTGACGATCGGGATAGATACCTCCGGCGTATCTTTACATAAGAGAGGTTATCGTCAGATGACCGTAAAGGCACCGATCACAGAGACATTGGCATCCGCACTGATCATGCTGACACCGTGGCACAAGGACCGGATCCTGGTAGACCCTTTCTGCGGAAGTGGAACATTTCCAATCGAAGCGGCTTTGATGGCAGCTAATATTGCACCGGGGATGAACCGTTCCTTTACAGCAGAAGAATGGGTGAACCTGATTCCGAAAAAGGCATGGTATGATGCAATGGATGAGGCAAATGATGTGATCGACCGGAAGGTACAGGTTGATATTCAGGGATATGACCTGAATCCGGAGGCAGTAAAAGCAGCAAGACAGAATGCCAAAGATGCAGGCGTTGACCATCTGATCCATTTTCAGGAAAGAGCGGTAAAGGATTTAAGCCACCCGAAGAAGTATGGCTTTATCATTACAAATCCGCCGTATGGCGAGCGACTGGAGGATAAAAAGGATCTGCCGCAGTTATACAGAGAATTTGGTGAGAGTTTTAAAAAGCTGGATAGCTGGTCTGCATATATGATCACCAGTTACGAGGATGCAGAACGTTATTTCGGAAGAAAAGCAGATAAGAACCGGAAGATATATAATGGTATGCTGAAGACCTATTTTTATCAGTTCTTAGGTCCGAAGCCACCGAAACGCCCAAAAGAACCAAAACAGTAA
- a CDS encoding DUF1700 domain-containing protein, whose protein sequence is MTKAEFLEKLRIELSSGVTPQVLQENLNYYGQYIDDEIRKGRTESEVLAELGDPWILAKTIVDAQREESVEDVIYDSDGRTYRGNSSTEERSNIHVWSLDSWWKKLLLILVVLAVIVVIFAVISGIVSLIAPVLIPLLVIILLVRMLRRRW, encoded by the coding sequence ATGACGAAAGCAGAGTTCCTTGAAAAACTGAGAATTGAACTTTCTTCCGGTGTGACACCACAGGTGCTGCAGGAGAATCTGAACTACTACGGTCAGTATATTGATGATGAGATCCGAAAAGGAAGAACGGAGAGTGAGGTACTGGCGGAACTTGGAGATCCGTGGATTCTTGCGAAGACGATCGTGGATGCGCAGAGAGAAGAAAGTGTAGAAGATGTGATCTATGATTCGGATGGAAGGACCTACAGAGGCAACAGCAGCACAGAAGAACGCAGCAATATCCATGTGTGGAGCCTGGACAGCTGGTGGAAGAAACTTCTGCTGATTCTTGTGGTTTTGGCTGTGATCGTTGTGATCTTTGCGGTGATAAGTGGGATTGTAAGCCTGATCGCACCGGTACTGATTCCTCTTCTGGTGATCATACTGCTGGTCAGAATGCTGAGAAGGCGATGGTAA
- a CDS encoding DMT family transporter → MRKPWVVCILAMVCCALWGSAFPCIKVGYRLFQIDSADTATQILFAGCRFTIAGIMVILFGSILQGHFLKAGKGDLPRIGKICLLQTVAQYFFFYVGLAHTTGVKGSIVEASNVFLAILVSSLIFHQEKLDQKKVLGCIVGFAGVVLINLSGSNVDMSFNLTGDGFIFISAIAYALSSVLIKKYSAKSDPVMLSGYQFTAGGLVMILIGFVMGGRIHTASMPAMILLIYMALISAVAYTLWGILLKYNPVSKVSIFGFTNPVFGVILSAIILREGNVFGMKDLIALVLVSIGILIVNWAKPVGEKEKGMN, encoded by the coding sequence ATGAGGAAACCCTGGGTGGTATGTATTCTTGCAATGGTCTGCTGTGCGTTATGGGGAAGTGCTTTTCCTTGTATCAAGGTTGGCTACCGGCTGTTTCAGATCGATTCAGCCGATACCGCCACGCAGATCCTGTTTGCAGGGTGCCGCTTTACGATTGCAGGCATTATGGTTATTTTGTTTGGATCGATCCTGCAGGGACATTTTCTGAAAGCGGGGAAGGGAGATCTTCCGAGAATCGGAAAAATCTGTCTTTTACAGACGGTGGCCCAGTATTTTTTCTTTTATGTAGGACTTGCACATACGACCGGAGTCAAAGGATCGATCGTTGAGGCATCCAATGTATTCCTTGCAATCCTTGTTTCCAGCCTGATTTTTCATCAGGAGAAACTGGATCAAAAAAAAGTGCTCGGATGTATCGTCGGATTTGCAGGGGTGGTTCTGATCAATCTGAGCGGAAGCAATGTGGATATGAGCTTTAATCTGACCGGAGATGGATTTATTTTTATCTCTGCGATCGCTTATGCATTATCTTCTGTACTGATCAAGAAGTATTCAGCCAAATCTGATCCGGTGATGTTAAGCGGATATCAGTTTACTGCAGGCGGGCTCGTGATGATCCTGATCGGATTCGTGATGGGTGGAAGAATCCATACGGCAAGTATGCCGGCAATGATTCTTCTGATCTATATGGCGCTGATTTCTGCAGTTGCATACACGCTGTGGGGAATCCTGTTGAAATACAATCCGGTATCCAAGGTATCGATCTTCGGATTTACGAATCCGGTATTCGGGGTGATCCTTTCCGCGATCATTTTGCGTGAGGGAAATGTATTCGGAATGAAAGACCTGATCGCACTGGTGCTGGTTTCTATCGGAATCCTGATTGTCAACTGGGCGAAACCGGTGGGAGAAAAAGAAAAAGGAATGAACTAA
- the rdgB gene encoding RdgB/HAM1 family non-canonical purine NTP pyrophosphatase has product MKIIFATGNKNKMTEIRQILRDLGMEILSMKEAGVDIDIVEDGKSFEENAMIKASAIAELPEVRAMDAIVLADDSGLEIDYLNKEPGIYSARYAGTDTSYDIKNSLLLSRMKGVPDKQRTARFVCAVAAVFPNGDKEVVRGTMEGCIGYEIAGANGFGYDPIFFLPEYGCTSAELAPEKKNELSHRGEALRMMRQIMEKKL; this is encoded by the coding sequence ATGAAAATTATTTTTGCAACGGGTAATAAGAATAAAATGACAGAGATCCGCCAGATTTTGCGGGATCTGGGGATGGAGATCCTTTCAATGAAGGAAGCCGGGGTTGACATTGATATCGTAGAGGATGGAAAGTCCTTTGAGGAAAATGCGATGATCAAAGCCTCAGCGATCGCAGAGCTGCCGGAAGTGAGGGCGATGGATGCGATTGTGCTGGCAGATGATTCCGGACTGGAAATCGATTATCTGAATAAAGAACCGGGAATCTATTCTGCACGCTATGCGGGAACCGATACTTCGTATGATATCAAGAACAGCCTCCTGCTCTCAAGAATGAAGGGCGTACCGGACAAGCAGCGTACAGCAAGGTTTGTCTGTGCGGTGGCGGCAGTATTCCCGAACGGGGACAAAGAGGTTGTCCGTGGAACGATGGAAGGATGTATTGGTTACGAAATCGCCGGAGCAAATGGATTTGGCTACGATCCGATCTTTTTCCTGCCGGAATACGGTTGCACCTCGGCAGAGCTTGCACCGGAAAAGAAGAATGAACTCAGCCACAGAGGAGAAGCGCTTCGGATGATGAGACAGATCATGGAGAAAAAGTTATGA
- a CDS encoding MATE family efflux transporter — protein MRQVIDEFVLVPRGEAAERINGTMTLSETAAFIYEHLEEAIKVRDKKANTVNEQDNPLGYEKESKLLVGFAIPCIISMLVTALYNIVDQIFIGQGVGMLGNAATNIAFPLSTSCTAISLLLGIGSATNFSLKLGAGEEKESAEYAGNGICLMAIFGIALFAVTTILLTPMLKFFGATSEVLPYAQEYTRITAIGFPFLIANTGMSKLILADGSPRYSMTSMLVGAIVNTILDPIFIFGLHMGMRGAALATIIGQIVSFCISLRYMFHFKTIRLTKESFHMTGRHIENIFKFGASACFNQIAMTIVQIVLNNTLSHYGAQSVYGGDIPLACAGIITKVNMIFMSFVIGISQGIQPIIGFNYGAEKYERVRKSYLLALGTATVLSGIAFFCFQVFPRQIISVFGSGSELYFQFSERYFRIYMFLTLINGIQPVTSNFFNSIGKSQLGVFMSLTRQILFLLPLIVIFPLFMGIDGVMYAGPIADAAAAIVCGYFMVRELKELSVMDKKKKEESAALS, from the coding sequence ATGCGTCAGGTAATAGATGAATTTGTACTTGTTCCAAGAGGAGAAGCTGCGGAGCGGATAAATGGAACGATGACACTAAGTGAGACAGCGGCATTTATATATGAACATCTGGAGGAGGCTATAAAGGTGAGAGATAAAAAGGCAAATACAGTGAATGAGCAGGACAATCCGCTTGGGTATGAAAAGGAATCAAAACTACTGGTTGGATTTGCGATTCCATGCATTATTTCTATGCTGGTAACAGCTCTTTACAATATTGTAGATCAGATTTTCATTGGCCAGGGTGTGGGAATGCTGGGAAATGCAGCAACGAATATTGCGTTTCCGCTTTCTACTTCCTGTACGGCAATCTCACTGCTGCTTGGAATCGGCAGTGCGACCAATTTTTCATTGAAGCTTGGTGCAGGAGAAGAAAAAGAATCTGCAGAGTATGCGGGAAATGGAATTTGCCTGATGGCAATTTTCGGGATTGCACTTTTTGCAGTAACGACGATTTTGCTGACTCCGATGCTGAAATTCTTCGGTGCCACATCGGAGGTACTTCCGTATGCACAGGAATATACACGGATCACGGCAATTGGCTTTCCATTTCTGATCGCAAATACGGGGATGAGTAAGCTGATCCTTGCGGATGGAAGTCCGCGATATTCGATGACATCTATGCTGGTGGGTGCTATTGTAAATACAATTCTGGATCCGATTTTTATTTTTGGGCTGCATATGGGAATGAGGGGCGCAGCACTTGCTACGATCATAGGACAGATCGTTTCGTTCTGCATCAGTCTGCGGTATATGTTCCATTTTAAAACGATCCGGCTTACAAAGGAAAGTTTCCATATGACGGGAAGACATATCGAGAATATTTTCAAATTCGGTGCCAGTGCCTGCTTTAACCAGATTGCAATGACGATCGTACAGATCGTACTGAATAATACATTGTCGCATTATGGAGCACAGTCTGTATATGGCGGTGACATTCCGCTTGCTTGTGCCGGGATCATTACAAAAGTAAATATGATCTTTATGTCATTTGTTATCGGAATTTCCCAGGGAATCCAGCCGATTATCGGCTTCAACTATGGCGCAGAGAAGTATGAACGGGTACGGAAAAGCTACCTGCTCGCACTTGGAACTGCAACCGTTCTTTCCGGAATTGCATTTTTCTGTTTCCAGGTATTCCCGAGACAGATCATCAGCGTATTTGGTTCGGGAAGTGAGCTGTATTTTCAGTTTTCAGAGCGGTATTTCCGGATCTATATGTTCCTTACGCTTATCAATGGAATCCAGCCGGTTACATCGAACTTTTTCAACTCCATCGGAAAATCGCAGCTGGGTGTATTTATGTCCCTGACAAGACAGATTCTCTTTTTATTGCCGCTGATCGTGATTTTTCCATTGTTTATGGGAATTGACGGGGTTATGTATGCCGGACCAATTGCAGATGCGGCAGCAGCAATCGTCTGCGGATATTTCATGGTGAGGGAGCTTAAGGAACTTTCTGTGATGGATAAGAAGAAAAAAGAAGAAAGTGCAGCGCTGAGCTGA
- a CDS encoding glutamine synthetase III, translating to MSSEWLSVAEIFGEDVFNDAVMQERLPKKVYKKLKQTIEEGKELDLETADVIAHEMKEWAIEKGATHYTHWFQPLTGVTAEKHDSFISAPLPSGKVLMSFSGKELIKGEPDASSFPSGGLRATFEARGYTAWDCTSPAFVRKDAAGAILCIPTAFCSYTGEALDEKTPLLRSMEAINKESIRLLRLFGNTTSKKVTPSVGPEQEYFLVDAKKFLQRKDLIYTGRTLFGAMPPKGQELDDHYFGTIRQRVASYMKDVNEELWKLGVAAKTQHNEVAPAQHELAPIYAEANIAVDHNQIIMKTLKKVACEHGLKCLLHEKPFAGVNGSGKHNNWSITTDDGINMLDPGKTPHENVQFLLVLACILKAVDVHADLLRESAADPGNDHRLGANEAPPAIISIFLGEQLQDVVEQLLSTGEATHSLNGGKLQTGVTTLPDLTKDATDRNRTSPFAFTGNKFEFRMVGSRDSIAGSNVVLNTIVAEAFAEACDVLEKADDFDTAVHSLIKEYLTDHQRIIFNGNGYSDEWVAEAEKRGLPNIKSMVEAIPALTTDKAVELFGKFGVFTKAELESRAEIKYENYAKAINIEAKAMIDIAAKQIIPAVVKYTKELADTVLAVKEAGADASVQAEMLADISGLLTETKAALKKLEAVTEEAAGKEEGKVQSEFYHFSVVPAMEGLRTPVDELEMIVDKEVWPMPSYGDLLFEV from the coding sequence ATGAGTAGTGAATGGTTAAGCGTGGCAGAAATTTTTGGCGAAGATGTTTTTAACGATGCAGTAATGCAGGAGAGACTTCCGAAAAAAGTATACAAAAAATTAAAACAGACAATTGAAGAAGGAAAAGAGCTGGATCTTGAGACAGCAGATGTAATTGCACATGAAATGAAAGAATGGGCAATCGAAAAAGGTGCAACCCATTATACACACTGGTTCCAGCCACTGACAGGAGTTACTGCTGAAAAGCATGATTCCTTCATCTCAGCTCCGCTTCCAAGCGGAAAGGTTCTGATGAGCTTTTCCGGAAAAGAACTGATCAAAGGGGAGCCGGATGCTTCTTCTTTCCCGTCGGGCGGACTTCGTGCTACATTTGAAGCAAGAGGATATACAGCATGGGATTGTACATCACCGGCATTTGTAAGAAAAGATGCAGCCGGAGCGATCCTTTGCATCCCGACAGCATTCTGCTCTTACACTGGTGAGGCACTGGATGAAAAAACACCGCTTCTCAGATCTATGGAAGCAATCAACAAAGAATCCATCAGACTGCTTCGTCTGTTCGGAAATACAACATCAAAGAAAGTAACACCTTCTGTAGGACCGGAGCAGGAATACTTCCTTGTTGATGCAAAGAAATTCTTACAGAGAAAAGACCTTATTTACACAGGACGTACACTTTTCGGAGCAATGCCGCCGAAAGGACAGGAGCTTGACGATCACTACTTTGGAACGATCCGTCAGAGGGTTGCTTCCTATATGAAAGATGTCAACGAAGAATTATGGAAACTCGGCGTTGCAGCAAAGACACAGCACAACGAAGTGGCACCTGCACAGCACGAACTTGCACCGATCTATGCAGAGGCCAATATTGCAGTGGATCACAACCAGATTATCATGAAGACACTGAAAAAGGTGGCATGCGAGCATGGACTGAAATGTCTGCTTCACGAGAAACCGTTTGCAGGAGTCAACGGATCTGGTAAGCATAACAACTGGTCTATCACAACAGATGACGGAATCAATATGCTGGATCCGGGAAAGACACCTCATGAAAATGTACAGTTCCTTCTGGTACTGGCATGTATCCTGAAAGCAGTTGATGTACACGCAGATCTGCTTCGTGAATCGGCTGCTGATCCGGGAAATGACCACAGACTTGGAGCAAACGAAGCACCGCCGGCAATCATCTCTATCTTCCTTGGAGAACAGCTTCAGGACGTTGTAGAACAGCTTCTCAGTACAGGTGAGGCAACACACAGCCTGAATGGTGGAAAGCTGCAAACAGGTGTAACAACCCTTCCAGATCTTACAAAGGATGCAACCGACAGAAACAGAACTTCACCATTTGCATTTACCGGAAATAAATTTGAATTCCGTATGGTAGGTTCCCGCGATTCCATTGCAGGATCAAACGTAGTACTGAATACAATCGTAGCAGAGGCATTTGCAGAGGCATGTGATGTCCTGGAAAAAGCAGATGATTTTGATACAGCTGTACACAGCCTGATCAAAGAATATCTGACAGATCATCAGAGAATTATCTTCAACGGCAACGGATATTCTGACGAATGGGTAGCTGAAGCAGAAAAGAGAGGACTTCCGAATATCAAGTCCATGGTAGAAGCAATCCCGGCACTGACAACTGACAAAGCGGTAGAACTGTTCGGAAAATTTGGTGTATTTACCAAGGCAGAGCTGGAATCCCGTGCAGAGATCAAATACGAGAACTATGCAAAGGCAATCAATATCGAAGCAAAGGCCATGATTGATATTGCTGCAAAACAGATCATTCCTGCAGTTGTAAAATATACAAAAGAGCTTGCAGATACGGTTCTTGCAGTAAAAGAAGCCGGAGCAGATGCATCTGTACAGGCTGAAATGCTTGCTGACATCTCAGGACTTCTGACAGAAACAAAGGCTGCCCTTAAGAAACTGGAAGCAGTCACAGAAGAAGCAGCAGGAAAAGAAGAAGGAAAAGTACAGTCTGAATTCTATCACTTCAGCGTAGTTCCGGCTATGGAAGGACTCCGTACACCGGTAGATGAACTGGAAATGATCGTGGATAAAGAAGTATGGCCAATGCCTTCTTACGGAGATCTTTTATTTGAAGTTTAG
- a CDS encoding DUF6472 family protein, protein MANTASCCDTCTFYIYDDEYECYTCDRDLDEDEMMRFLTDQHYQCPYYRSGDEYRVVRKQM, encoded by the coding sequence ATGGCAAATACAGCGAGCTGTTGTGACACCTGTACATTTTATATTTACGATGATGAATATGAATGTTACACGTGTGACAGAGACCTGGATGAGGATGAGATGATGCGGTTTCTGACGGATCAGCATTATCAGTGTCCTTACTACAGATCTGGAGATGAATACAGAGTCGTCAGAAAACAGATGTAA
- a CDS encoding PHP domain-containing protein — MIIDMHMHEMRYSGDSFLRLENMVEIAKHRGLDGICITDHDSMGLKEFAAEYSEKTGFPIFVGIEFYSLQGDIVAFGIEDYPKERIPAQEFVDLVQAQGGMCFSAHPFRNNNRGLEENLKIVKGLDGIEVLNGSTLYEANRKAAEYAAELGLATVGSSDCHVPEKLGIYATYFPREIRSVQELIRSVKRCETLPVYYKEGGYYLWDMKNPIDAPFHIYEQEQMVCAG; from the coding sequence TTGATAATTGATATGCATATGCATGAGATGCGTTATTCGGGGGACAGCTTTTTAAGATTGGAGAACATGGTAGAGATCGCAAAGCACAGAGGACTTGATGGAATCTGTATTACGGATCATGACAGTATGGGACTGAAGGAATTTGCGGCAGAGTATTCGGAGAAAACAGGATTTCCGATTTTTGTCGGAATTGAATTTTATTCCCTGCAGGGAGACATTGTAGCATTTGGAATTGAGGATTATCCAAAAGAGAGAATCCCGGCACAGGAGTTTGTAGATCTGGTACAGGCACAGGGCGGTATGTGTTTCAGTGCCCATCCATTCCGCAATAATAACAGGGGACTGGAAGAGAACCTGAAGATTGTAAAGGGACTTGATGGAATCGAAGTGCTGAACGGCAGCACACTTTACGAGGCAAATCGAAAGGCGGCAGAATATGCGGCTGAGCTTGGACTTGCAACAGTTGGATCAAGTGATTGCCATGTGCCGGAGAAGCTGGGAATTTATGCAACGTATTTTCCAAGAGAGATCCGTTCGGTACAGGAACTGATCCGGAGTGTAAAACGATGTGAGACTCTTCCGGTGTATTATAAAGAGGGTGGATATTATCTCTGGGATATGAAAAATCCGATTGATGCGCCGTTTCACATTTACGAGCAGGAACAGATGGTGTGTGCCGGTTAA
- a CDS encoding glycosyltransferase family 4 protein has translation MKILSVTAQKPDSTGSGIYLTELVRGFKKKGITQSVIAGVTKADQVCLPEGVSFYPVYFESEQLPYPITGMSDEMPYPSTRYSDLTEEMTETFRNAFGEVLKKAVEELDPDVILCHHLYLLTAIVRELFPDKKVYGVSHGSDLRQIRKTEQNREYILQRIPALDGIFALHEEQKEMICGIYGEHIREKVRVIGTGYNSDVFRQEMGASQGEEKELRLIFAGKISEKKGVKSLIRSLDYLKDSSLIISLELAGGAGDEGEYQEIRELAEKCPFAVTFAGKITQQELAKKMNQSDVFVLPSFYEGLPLVIIEALACGTYVICTDLPGIRNWINQNLPDNGVVFVEPPRRVNEDEPVEEELPVFEKKLAGAIEGIAKYPGLKPEKEHLEQISWDGLCVHLMQIFEQQSVYRKTL, from the coding sequence ATGAAAATATTAAGTGTCACAGCCCAGAAGCCGGATAGTACCGGAAGCGGTATCTATCTGACGGAACTGGTCAGAGGATTTAAAAAAAAGGGAATCACCCAGTCAGTGATCGCGGGAGTTACAAAAGCTGATCAGGTATGTCTTCCGGAGGGGGTAAGCTTTTATCCGGTATATTTTGAATCGGAGCAGTTACCGTATCCGATCACGGGAATGTCGGACGAGATGCCTTATCCGAGTACCAGGTATTCAGACCTGACAGAGGAGATGACAGAAACGTTCCGGAACGCATTTGGCGAGGTACTGAAAAAAGCAGTGGAGGAGTTGGATCCGGACGTGATCCTGTGTCACCATCTGTATCTCCTTACAGCGATTGTAAGAGAGCTGTTTCCTGATAAAAAGGTATATGGGGTATCCCATGGATCCGACCTGCGGCAGATCCGCAAGACAGAACAGAACCGGGAATACATTTTACAGAGAATTCCTGCGCTGGATGGGATTTTTGCATTGCATGAGGAGCAGAAAGAGATGATCTGCGGAATTTACGGGGAGCATATCAGAGAGAAGGTACGGGTGATCGGAACCGGCTATAACAGTGATGTTTTCCGGCAGGAGATGGGGGCTTCACAGGGAGAAGAAAAAGAGCTGAGACTAATCTTTGCCGGAAAGATCTCAGAGAAAAAGGGTGTGAAAAGTCTGATCCGTTCGTTGGATTATCTGAAGGATTCCAGTCTTATTATTTCTCTGGAACTGGCAGGAGGTGCCGGGGATGAGGGCGAATATCAGGAAATCCGGGAGCTTGCCGAAAAGTGTCCGTTTGCAGTTACCTTTGCCGGGAAGATTACACAGCAGGAGTTGGCGAAGAAGATGAATCAGAGTGATGTTTTTGTACTGCCATCTTTTTATGAAGGTCTTCCGCTTGTGATCATTGAGGCTCTGGCATGTGGTACCTATGTGATCTGTACAGATCTACCGGGGATCAGGAACTGGATCAATCAGAATCTTCCGGATAATGGTGTGGTTTTTGTAGAACCGCCAAGAAGAGTGAATGAAGATGAACCTGTGGAAGAAGAACTTCCGGTATTTGAAAAGAAACTTGCCGGAGCCATCGAAGGGATCGCAAAATATCCTGGATTAAAGCCGGAGAAGGAGCATCTGGAGCAGATTTCGTGGGACGGACTTTGTGTGCATCTTATGCAGATATTTGAGCAACAGAGTGTTTATCGAAAAACCCTATAA